The following are encoded together in the Leptospira brenneri genome:
- a CDS encoding STAS domain-containing protein — MKIKVTSKNDVHIIKIEGAIKAGNEFELSEKIEQYIKKGQVPKFIIDLKKVPFINSAGLGTFLNIYKHIDGLNGRLVFANLNSDIENLMEITKLSSVFEIYKTLEEAEDSFEY, encoded by the coding sequence ATGAAAATCAAAGTTACCAGTAAAAACGACGTGCACATCATTAAAATTGAAGGTGCCATCAAAGCCGGAAATGAGTTCGAGCTATCTGAAAAGATTGAACAGTACATCAAAAAAGGCCAAGTTCCCAAATTTATTATTGATTTGAAAAAGGTTCCCTTCATCAACTCAGCTGGATTGGGAACGTTTCTCAATATTTACAAACATATTGATGGCCTAAATGGTAGACTTGTATTTGCGAACTTAAATTCCGATATCGAGAACCTAATGGAAATCACAAAGCTTTCCAGTGTTTTCGAGATTTATAAAACTCTGGAAGAGGCTGAAGACTCCTTCGAATATTAA
- a CDS encoding LIC_11026 family protein — protein sequence MNPILKVSLGIAKTKTFRGLVVLFLLYKSIFNAFTADLVIPKLISQFTMGRMEGNFRTFSLFFGIEISDFRLYPGTPFEKEPIAEAGQIRLRYNLPLLLLGKIRISEIGLTNAKIQIEERLGQWNFAALVKASEKPQEPEPVKEETPPLTAINTYLPLQASAYIHLDSVGFQLKGDSGPLHLFSIQDLSLETELETNRFTSIPLDLSIVDQIDHVLLSLNASKPIPLEVDSKDLRWKQTIPMSLRFEWDRTVSPEMFLFNTDIGKDDILLEVKGKPVQLGLRLLSDIHYDNQLDKIGINQLDLRVLGQSWLSLSGSILDLSKETPKVNILVEKSEIQLTSLQKSLDQLQGIVPEMKLSGNLSLEGTGIQGNLQNAQTNVKLKSSQLYVKMGKSKAHSIPSALVDISSELNLAERKTLTAEKPFPYVKSLKIAPSHLDYNGASLTFLGNYLESEGLNFQVNIDRLQLGDYVSGLGGKLQMDLGVLGESFASLSIHSNAKIDGFRYQLDRSRSPSSLLGLSLDSILSFDRPFGLSEIKISNLKLDQKTMTGNKALELDLRGEVRPGSNLSANLQPLGLNIYTSNLLLVLPLVLKEKISPFQNLLGNQPKLKLNARYSGSGSNKQIKADLGAELPGLEIKDLKLATELSLHGADTNEIFIKTLKMNAFGGIFQVSANGKLIKTGKPKPPLGPYFGNLDLNFNLKSPTKQYLAKGLSFHGDMGLDLKVRDYDITGDFHSKVPAISYNNQKCPGEQCQAYLLEEVVAQIPIQHNLARSHEESLIVGDKSVFIKNYGRNHPPNLTIGQVLGTHPSIPNLPFEYVKKQKDTPGLSAFIEYKENYANIESLRSNSLDGLVLGKNMVFNLGNLDPKSMEFRGNFLIRDIDLKQLMAPKVRDKIDDGKLKADLNIAVRDLSEPVANLDLFFSIFQIGRDFGKSALNVISPQNFLIDRITDSYSINKIDVSLSKGLVYADVYFNRSLLSLLINLEDGKISQQRMPLANFLKRAQSEIQTYQE from the coding sequence ATGAATCCAATCCTGAAGGTAAGTTTAGGAATCGCCAAAACAAAAACTTTTCGTGGACTAGTCGTCCTCTTTCTCCTCTATAAATCCATTTTCAATGCCTTCACAGCAGACCTAGTCATACCCAAACTCATCTCTCAGTTTACCATGGGAAGGATGGAGGGAAATTTTAGAACATTCTCTCTGTTTTTTGGAATTGAGATCAGTGACTTCCGCCTCTATCCGGGAACTCCCTTTGAAAAAGAACCGATAGCAGAGGCGGGACAGATTCGACTTCGTTATAACCTTCCTTTGCTTCTTTTGGGTAAAATCAGAATCTCTGAGATTGGACTTACGAATGCGAAAATCCAAATCGAAGAAAGATTGGGGCAGTGGAATTTTGCGGCTCTCGTCAAAGCTTCCGAAAAACCACAAGAACCAGAACCAGTTAAGGAAGAAACACCACCACTCACTGCAATCAACACCTATCTACCGTTACAGGCCAGTGCCTATATCCATTTGGATTCGGTAGGGTTCCAATTAAAAGGAGATTCGGGGCCACTTCATTTATTTTCCATCCAAGACTTATCTTTGGAAACAGAACTTGAGACAAATCGCTTTACTTCGATTCCGCTTGATCTTTCTATTGTTGACCAAATCGACCATGTCCTTCTTTCCCTCAATGCTTCCAAACCAATTCCGTTGGAAGTTGATTCAAAAGACTTACGGTGGAAACAAACCATTCCTATGTCATTACGGTTTGAATGGGATAGAACCGTGTCTCCAGAGATGTTTCTTTTTAACACAGATATAGGAAAGGATGATATCCTTCTTGAAGTAAAAGGAAAACCGGTTCAATTAGGATTACGACTGTTATCTGATATTCACTACGACAATCAATTAGATAAAATTGGAATCAACCAATTGGATTTGAGAGTTCTTGGTCAGTCTTGGCTCAGTTTGTCTGGCTCCATACTTGATCTTTCCAAAGAAACACCAAAAGTCAATATCCTTGTGGAGAAGTCTGAGATTCAACTTACTTCTCTCCAAAAGTCACTCGACCAACTCCAAGGGATTGTTCCTGAAATGAAGTTATCCGGGAATCTGTCTTTGGAAGGAACTGGGATCCAAGGGAACTTACAAAATGCACAAACAAATGTAAAATTAAAATCATCGCAGTTGTATGTGAAGATGGGAAAATCGAAGGCTCATTCGATCCCTTCTGCACTCGTTGACATTTCTTCTGAATTAAATTTGGCAGAAAGAAAAACCTTAACTGCAGAAAAACCTTTTCCTTATGTAAAATCTTTAAAAATCGCTCCTTCTCATTTGGATTACAATGGAGCTTCCCTAACATTTTTGGGTAACTATTTAGAATCAGAAGGACTGAATTTTCAAGTAAACATAGATAGACTTCAGTTAGGTGATTATGTTTCTGGCCTTGGTGGAAAATTACAGATGGATCTGGGTGTTCTCGGTGAATCGTTTGCCTCTCTTTCCATTCATTCCAATGCAAAAATTGATGGGTTTCGTTACCAATTGGATCGTTCTAGGTCTCCTTCTTCCTTACTTGGTTTGAGTTTGGATTCGATTTTATCTTTTGATCGTCCTTTCGGGCTTTCTGAAATTAAAATATCAAATCTTAAACTCGATCAAAAAACCATGACGGGTAATAAGGCCTTAGAATTGGATTTAAGAGGGGAGGTTCGACCAGGATCGAATCTTTCTGCCAATTTACAACCGTTAGGTTTAAATATTTATACTTCTAATCTTTTGTTAGTCCTTCCATTGGTTTTAAAGGAAAAAATTTCGCCCTTCCAGAATCTTCTTGGGAACCAACCTAAGTTAAAATTAAACGCTAGATATTCTGGATCGGGTTCCAATAAGCAAATCAAAGCAGATCTCGGTGCGGAACTTCCTGGATTGGAAATAAAAGACCTCAAACTTGCCACTGAATTGTCGTTACATGGTGCAGATACTAATGAAATATTCATCAAAACTTTAAAAATGAATGCATTTGGTGGGATTTTTCAAGTTTCAGCAAATGGTAAATTAATAAAAACCGGAAAACCAAAACCACCACTTGGGCCTTATTTTGGAAATTTAGATTTAAACTTTAATTTAAAATCTCCCACCAAACAATACTTAGCAAAAGGTCTTAGTTTTCACGGTGATATGGGTTTGGATCTTAAGGTCCGAGATTATGATATTACTGGAGATTTTCATTCAAAAGTCCCTGCGATATCTTATAACAACCAAAAATGTCCTGGAGAACAATGTCAGGCCTATCTTTTGGAAGAGGTTGTTGCCCAAATTCCCATCCAACACAATTTAGCACGTAGTCACGAAGAAAGTTTAATCGTCGGTGATAAATCAGTTTTTATCAAAAACTATGGTCGTAATCATCCTCCTAACCTAACGATTGGACAAGTGCTTGGAACTCATCCAAGTATTCCAAATTTACCTTTTGAATATGTAAAAAAACAAAAAGATACACCTGGTCTTTCTGCATTTATCGAATACAAAGAAAATTACGCAAACATTGAATCCTTACGATCTAACTCTTTGGATGGACTAGTTCTTGGCAAAAACATGGTATTCAATTTAGGAAATTTAGATCCTAAATCGATGGAGTTTCGAGGAAACTTTCTCATTCGAGACATTGATTTAAAACAACTAATGGCTCCCAAGGTTCGTGATAAAATTGATGATGGAAAACTAAAAGCAGACCTTAATATTGCAGTTAGAGATTTGAGTGAACCTGTTGCAAATCTAGATTTATTTTTTTCGATCTTTCAGATTGGACGTGATTTTGGGAAAAGTGCACTAAACGTTATTTCTCCCCAAAACTTCCTTATTGATCGCATTACCGATAGTTATTCGATTAATAAAATTGATGTTTCTTTGTCTAAGGGGCTTGTGTATGCGGATGTATATTTTAACAGGTCTTTGTTGTCTTTATTGATTAACTTGGAAGATGGTAAAATTTCTCAACAAAGAATGCCACTTGCAAATTTTTTAAAACGCGCACAGAGCGAAATCCAAACATACCAAGAGTGA
- a CDS encoding DUF1318 domain-containing protein yields MKRLILVFLMLGCKSFLNLKVPPITITNAQTAAEKQMVGEDRELEKEGWMIASIQSSSNGQSNREKLASEDSDPEIKAHRIRLNYLLPELKKYKMHGIVGETPLGFVKINPLATGLPAYSRYEIPANKKRVEDVIVFLNESRKIIWEKEVSNQKKKGKKEDELLKYKQSLIDEYYKSVSVGEFFETNTGRWEKFQ; encoded by the coding sequence ATGAAACGTCTTATCCTTGTATTTTTAATGTTGGGATGTAAATCCTTTCTAAATTTAAAAGTTCCTCCTATTACCATTACCAATGCACAAACTGCTGCAGAAAAACAAATGGTGGGAGAAGATAGGGAACTAGAGAAAGAAGGATGGATGATTGCATCCATTCAATCTTCCTCCAATGGCCAATCGAATCGTGAAAAATTGGCATCCGAAGATTCTGACCCTGAAATTAAGGCACATAGAATTCGGCTGAATTATCTTTTGCCAGAGTTAAAAAAGTACAAAATGCACGGTATTGTTGGTGAAACACCATTAGGGTTTGTAAAGATAAATCCGCTTGCGACCGGGCTTCCGGCATATTCTAGATATGAAATTCCTGCGAATAAAAAACGTGTGGAAGATGTGATTGTTTTTCTGAATGAATCTAGAAAGATTATTTGGGAAAAGGAAGTCTCTAACCAAAAGAAAAAAGGTAAAAAAGAAGACGAACTTCTTAAATACAAACAATCATTAATAGACGAATATTATAAATCTGTTTCCGTTGGGGAGTTTTTTGAAACAAATACTGGAAGATGGGAGAAGTTCCAATGA